The proteins below are encoded in one region of Bacillus vallismortis:
- a CDS encoding AI-2E family transporter, with the protein METLQTWSGRFKQFFLDNKFVLFLLVLLLIGLNILVFTKTSFIFTPIIVLLKTISLPIILTGIVFYLLNPVVDFLERRRVRRIYTIFLLYLLIIGLITITIVSIIPFLKEQIMSLIDNIPRYVDVVESQTKQLIGSNFVNQAQQTMNINISDLATKISDQAATIVNSTFTGVGNFIGALTEVIISIITVPFILFYLLKDGKKLPVYILKFVPTRLKEQTYTVLSEMNHRLSSYIRGQIIVSFCIGFLLFIGYLIIGLDYASLLAFIAACTSIVPYLGPTIAITPAIIIAIVTSPLMLLKLVIVWTIVQLIEGKLISPQIMGKNLHIHPITIIFLLLTAGKLFGVVGIILAIPGYAVAKVITTHLFDWFKMRSHLYDEEKNENSSGHKV; encoded by the coding sequence GTGGAGACGTTGCAAACATGGAGCGGCAGATTCAAGCAATTCTTCTTGGACAATAAGTTTGTTTTATTTTTGCTTGTGCTGTTGTTAATTGGTTTAAATATTCTCGTTTTTACAAAAACATCATTTATTTTTACCCCGATTATTGTTCTTCTCAAGACAATTTCACTTCCGATTATTTTAACAGGCATCGTTTTTTATCTGTTAAACCCAGTCGTCGATTTCCTTGAGAGAAGAAGAGTAAGAAGAATCTATACGATTTTCCTGTTATACCTATTGATTATCGGACTGATCACGATCACAATTGTGTCCATTATCCCCTTTTTAAAAGAACAAATTATGAGTTTGATTGATAACATCCCGAGGTATGTGGATGTCGTTGAAAGTCAGACGAAACAGCTGATCGGCAGCAACTTCGTCAATCAGGCCCAGCAAACGATGAACATCAATATATCTGATCTTGCAACAAAGATTTCAGACCAGGCAGCTACGATTGTAAACAGTACTTTCACCGGCGTTGGGAATTTTATCGGCGCTCTGACTGAGGTTATTATTTCGATCATTACGGTTCCGTTTATTCTTTTCTATTTATTAAAAGATGGAAAGAAATTGCCGGTCTATATACTGAAGTTTGTGCCGACACGATTAAAAGAACAGACATACACAGTCTTAAGCGAAATGAATCATCGGTTAAGCTCTTATATCAGAGGCCAGATCATTGTCAGCTTCTGTATCGGTTTTTTGCTGTTTATCGGATATTTGATTATCGGGCTGGATTATGCTTCGCTGCTTGCCTTCATTGCGGCTTGTACGAGCATCGTTCCATATTTAGGGCCGACGATTGCCATTACGCCAGCGATTATCATCGCCATAGTGACATCGCCGCTCATGCTGCTTAAGCTGGTGATCGTATGGACCATTGTTCAGCTGATCGAAGGGAAGCTGATCTCTCCGCAAATTATGGGGAAAAACCTTCACATCCACCCGATTACGATTATTTTTCTGCTGTTAACAGCCGGCAAGCTGTTTGGTGTGGTTGGAATCATTCTTGCCATTCCGGGCTATGCAGTTGCAAAAGTCATTACGACACATTTATTTGACTGGTTTAAAATGCGGTCACATTTATACGACGAAGAGAAAAATGAAAATTCGTCAGGTCATAAAGTGTGA
- a CDS encoding undecaprenyl-diphosphate phosphatase, producing MTLWELFVAAILGIVEGLTEYAPVSSTGHMIIVDDIWLKSSNLMSEEAANSFKVVIQLGSILAVVIVFKDRILNLLGLKKNITSDQKQGHKLSIAQIAVGLVPAAVLGFLFEDYIDEYLFSVKTVAIGLIAGAVLMLFADWVNKRKTATDTLDRISYKQAIGVGLFQCLALWPGFSRSGSTISGGVILGLNHRAAADFTFIMAMPIMMGASFLSLVKHWDSLSSDLMPFFIVGFIFAFVVALFVVRFFLKLINKVKLVPFAIYRIILGVILLLIMM from the coding sequence ATGACTCTATGGGAATTGTTTGTAGCTGCCATTTTAGGGATCGTAGAAGGATTAACAGAGTACGCGCCGGTTTCTTCGACAGGACATATGATCATAGTAGACGATATTTGGCTTAAATCAAGCAATCTGATGTCAGAAGAAGCTGCCAACTCATTCAAAGTGGTGATTCAGCTTGGCTCTATTTTAGCAGTGGTCATTGTGTTTAAAGACCGGATTTTGAATTTGCTCGGATTGAAAAAGAATATTACCAGCGACCAGAAGCAGGGGCATAAATTAAGCATTGCGCAAATTGCCGTCGGACTTGTGCCTGCAGCTGTTCTCGGCTTTTTGTTTGAGGATTACATTGATGAATATTTATTTTCCGTTAAAACCGTTGCCATCGGTTTAATCGCTGGGGCAGTCCTCATGCTTTTTGCTGATTGGGTAAATAAACGGAAAACAGCGACAGACACCCTTGACCGCATTTCCTATAAGCAGGCGATAGGAGTCGGCTTATTCCAATGTCTTGCCCTTTGGCCAGGTTTCTCGCGTTCCGGCTCGACCATTTCCGGAGGTGTTATTCTCGGATTGAATCACCGAGCGGCAGCCGACTTTACGTTTATTATGGCAATGCCAATCATGATGGGCGCAAGCTTTTTAAGCCTTGTGAAGCATTGGGACAGCTTAAGCTCTGATTTGATGCCGTTTTTCATCGTTGGCTTCATCTTCGCCTTTGTTGTCGCGCTATTCGTCGTCCGTTTCTTCTTAAAACTGATTAATAAAGTCAAACTCGTTCCATTTGCAATCTACCGAATCATCCTCGGTGTGATTTTACTTTTAATCATGATGTAA
- a CDS encoding site-specific integrase, translating into MASIERRSEKSFRLIVENGYDANGKRDRRKKSIRIEDPKILKSKRKLQEYLEDQLHRFRIEVEAGEYIAPEKATFESFAGKWVEKKLFNKSGKPYSYKASEKYSTHLHNHILPAFGHKQIDKIKTLHIVDFIDDLSKDGARKDGKSGGLGDRTILDVFQTLQAIFKTATEEWKLIKDNPMEGLSQPHVEPKEMQYFQTDEAEECIRVLYEIDIKWRLYFLGAMIGGLRRGEGLAFQWHLDVDWNRGGFYVNRSISKTVNGQPLVKAPKSRSSKRFVKMPDFYMEDLAKYYRMWKKEKLMLGDAWEGENNQYIFHNGIGKPYYYTTPTAKWAKIKKKYGLKDIRLHDLRHTMVAILIEAGENMSAIQKRAGHASRRITSDIYGHVTEKLENETAQYFDQFNPNLKVKSN; encoded by the coding sequence ATGGCTAGTATTGAAAGACGCAGTGAAAAATCTTTTAGGTTAATTGTCGAAAATGGTTATGACGCAAACGGAAAAAGGGATAGAAGAAAGAAATCGATTCGTATCGAAGATCCAAAAATATTAAAGTCTAAACGGAAATTACAGGAGTACCTCGAGGATCAGCTGCACCGTTTCAGAATTGAAGTAGAGGCCGGCGAGTATATTGCTCCTGAAAAAGCTACATTCGAATCATTTGCAGGGAAATGGGTTGAAAAGAAACTCTTTAATAAAAGTGGAAAACCTTACTCTTATAAAGCATCCGAGAAATACTCAACTCACTTACACAACCACATCCTCCCTGCATTTGGACATAAACAAATAGATAAAATAAAAACCTTACACATTGTTGATTTTATAGATGATTTATCTAAAGATGGGGCTCGAAAAGATGGAAAGTCTGGCGGGCTTGGTGATAGAACGATTCTTGATGTATTTCAAACGTTACAGGCAATCTTCAAGACAGCCACAGAAGAATGGAAACTCATTAAAGACAATCCTATGGAGGGATTAAGTCAGCCACATGTGGAACCAAAAGAAATGCAATATTTTCAGACTGATGAAGCAGAAGAATGTATCCGGGTTTTATACGAAATTGATATAAAATGGCGTTTGTACTTTTTGGGTGCAATGATCGGCGGTTTACGGCGTGGTGAAGGACTTGCCTTTCAATGGCACTTGGATGTGGATTGGAACAGAGGCGGCTTCTATGTAAATCGCTCAATCTCTAAAACAGTCAACGGGCAGCCGCTTGTAAAAGCACCTAAATCTCGCAGCTCAAAACGTTTTGTTAAAATGCCAGATTTCTATATGGAGGATTTAGCAAAGTATTATCGCATGTGGAAGAAGGAAAAACTTATGCTCGGTGATGCCTGGGAAGGTGAGAACAATCAATACATCTTTCATAATGGAATAGGAAAGCCATATTACTACACTACCCCCACTGCAAAGTGGGCAAAAATAAAAAAGAAGTATGGACTAAAAGATATTAGGCTCCATGATCTGCGGCATACGATGGTGGCTATCCTTATAGAAGCCGGTGAAAATATGAGTGCAATTCAAAAACGTGCCGGTCACGCAAGTAGAAGAATAACATCTGATATTTACGGCCATGTTACCGAAAAACTTGAAAATGAGACAGCTCAATATTTTGATCAATTTAACCCTAATTTGAAGGTGAAAAGCAACTAA
- a CDS encoding ImmA/IrrE family metallo-endopeptidase — protein sequence MTIQLSHLEEEVKKIYTKLNMLTPEDIDMERIAATFQIWIHYEKKGSSMFCINGLYSMVLDSRTSRQQQWEDFVHELGHVVKHCGNQFNMNRMFRQLQEYQANSFMYHFCIPTFMLEKISLPRMQSEAIKLIGDTFNVTYPFAAKRLEMYKRKQFSILWHQKLYQLNY from the coding sequence ATGACTATTCAGTTATCTCATCTAGAAGAAGAAGTAAAGAAGATTTATACAAAATTGAATATGCTTACTCCTGAAGATATTGACATGGAACGGATTGCAGCTACTTTTCAGATCTGGATACACTACGAAAAAAAAGGTAGCAGCATGTTTTGTATAAATGGTCTTTATAGCATGGTTTTGGATTCAAGGACTTCTCGTCAACAACAATGGGAGGACTTTGTACATGAGCTAGGGCATGTGGTTAAACACTGCGGGAACCAATTCAATATGAATCGTATGTTCCGTCAGTTGCAAGAGTACCAGGCTAATAGTTTCATGTATCACTTTTGTATACCGACATTTATGCTCGAAAAGATTTCGTTGCCGCGCATGCAATCGGAGGCTATAAAGTTAATTGGGGATACTTTTAACGTCACATATCCTTTCGCAGCTAAACGGCTTGAAATGTACAAAAGAAAACAGTTTTCTATTCTCTGGCATCAAAAGCTCTATCAACTAAATTATTAG
- a CDS encoding DUF4064 domain-containing protein, protein MKRTTEFVLGLIGGIFGFIGAFLALIVGGLDASFNSSGTSDIIGLGWGAIFLSILGIVASVIIRKKAKLGGILLLISGIGGLICISLFYLLPAVLLIISGIMGLARRDKTTTTAA, encoded by the coding sequence ATGAAAAGAACAACTGAATTTGTTTTAGGTCTAATTGGTGGAATTTTCGGGTTTATTGGAGCCTTTTTGGCGTTAATTGTTGGTGGTCTTGATGCCTCTTTTAACTCATCTGGCACAAGCGATATTATCGGTTTAGGTTGGGGCGCTATCTTCCTCTCCATTCTTGGTATTGTTGCTTCTGTAATTATTAGAAAGAAAGCAAAATTGGGCGGAATTTTACTTCTTATATCTGGTATCGGTGGCCTGATTTGTATTTCTTTATTCTACTTACTGCCTGCTGTTCTTCTAATTATCTCAGGCATAATGGGACTCGCAAGAAGAGACAAAACAACGACGACAGCAGCGTAA
- a CDS encoding helix-turn-helix domain-containing protein: MLPKRLKQRRKDLGLTQTQLAEKVNTKKTTISNYETGYSTPSNEMLSDLADALQTTADYLLGRTDNDSMTVNTPVSPDLINDPDLQIAFKEAADFSEEARRQTIDFINYLKEKEKAKGRKIPNSPEE; the protein is encoded by the coding sequence ATGCTTCCTAAAAGATTAAAACAACGGAGAAAAGATTTGGGTTTAACTCAAACCCAACTGGCAGAAAAAGTTAACACGAAGAAAACTACAATCTCAAACTATGAGACTGGATACAGCACTCCTTCTAATGAAATGCTTAGTGATTTAGCAGACGCTTTACAAACTACAGCAGATTATTTACTTGGAAGAACGGATAATGATTCAATGACCGTTAACACTCCGGTTTCTCCAGACCTCATTAATGATCCGGATCTGCAAATAGCTTTTAAAGAAGCAGCAGATTTTTCTGAGGAAGCCCGCAGACAAACTATTGACTTTATCAATTACCTGAAAGAGAAAGAAAAAGCAAAAGGACGTAAAATTCCAAATTCGCCTGAAGAGTAA
- a CDS encoding helix-turn-helix transcriptional regulator yields MKNQNLILARKAKGYTQDELALILNCKKTTISNWENGVSNPTLPIAFKLSEKLGRDINELFLNLKVQETQTTNTA; encoded by the coding sequence ATGAAAAACCAAAATTTGATTTTAGCTAGAAAGGCAAAGGGCTATACCCAGGATGAATTAGCTTTAATTTTAAATTGCAAAAAGACAACAATAAGCAACTGGGAGAACGGGGTATCAAATCCTACATTGCCTATTGCATTTAAGCTATCTGAAAAACTTGGACGTGATATAAACGAGCTTTTTTTAAATTTAAAAGTCCAAGAAACTCAAACAACAAACACAGCATAG
- a CDS encoding helix-turn-helix domain-containing protein, translating into MTRNTMTVQEAAEYLGVHHDTIYTMVREKEIPHFRVRTRIFFTKHNIDAWIEAQEQANMKQAQ; encoded by the coding sequence ATGACTCGCAACACAATGACCGTGCAGGAAGCTGCTGAATACCTCGGTGTTCATCACGATACGATTTACACAATGGTTCGCGAAAAAGAAATTCCACACTTTCGAGTACGCACACGTATTTTCTTCACTAAGCACAACATAGATGCGTGGATCGAAGCGCAGGAACAAGCAAATATGAAACAAGCGCAATAG
- a CDS encoding phage antirepressor Ant: MNQLQMFKNDLFEVAAKIENDQILFDAERVARSLGIIQEKNNKQYIRWERVNEYLPQSSPEVGKGDFIPEPLVYKLAFKASNQIAEQFQDWLAIEVIPTIRKMGGYVANDELFIQTYLPQADENTKLLFKTTLHTMKEQSKQIETMKPKVIFAEAVESSESSVLVGELAKIIQQNGVDIGPNKLFQWLRDNGYLIRKKGESFNLPTQRSMDMGLFEIKKRTVNNIDGSIRTTRTPKVTGKGQIYFVNKFMSSQSA, encoded by the coding sequence ATGAATCAATTGCAAATGTTCAAAAATGATTTATTCGAAGTTGCTGCCAAGATTGAAAATGACCAAATTCTTTTTGATGCTGAAAGAGTTGCAAGATCATTAGGGATCATACAAGAAAAGAACAACAAACAATATATCCGTTGGGAACGAGTGAATGAGTATTTACCACAGTCTTCCCCAGAAGTGGGGAAAGGTGATTTCATCCCTGAACCACTGGTGTACAAGCTAGCTTTCAAAGCATCTAATCAAATTGCTGAGCAATTTCAAGACTGGTTAGCAATCGAAGTCATCCCGACAATCAGAAAAATGGGCGGCTACGTTGCAAATGACGAGTTATTCATCCAAACATATTTGCCGCAAGCTGATGAAAATACAAAGCTGCTTTTCAAAACTACTCTTCACACTATGAAAGAGCAAAGCAAGCAAATAGAAACCATGAAACCGAAAGTGATTTTCGCTGAGGCGGTTGAATCGTCCGAGTCCTCTGTGCTTGTTGGTGAATTAGCGAAAATCATCCAGCAAAACGGTGTAGATATCGGGCCGAACAAATTATTTCAATGGTTACGCGACAATGGGTACCTGATTCGCAAAAAAGGTGAATCATTTAATCTCCCAACCCAACGCAGTATGGATATGGGCCTATTCGAAATTAAGAAAAGAACTGTAAACAACATTGACGGCTCAATCAGAACCACGCGCACACCAAAGGTAACCGGTAAAGGACAGATTTATTTTGTAAATAAATTCATGTCGTCTCAATCGGCTTAA
- a CDS encoding helix-turn-helix domain-containing protein, giving the protein MSNNPYNMDNLPIILKTERKRARLSQYQIGKIIGNRDQSYVSNIENGIFPLTPELCIKWFEACEAYEHIDLVHYLFKLHPTAAAPIDPALNESASSAVINMIHQLEEALQATKHLARWLANDRPGRTGELPMSDIKQIFDLIPANKTLIYSLVRNYGLKMPELADRWTRKALMDQVAMSKQEERQAVLV; this is encoded by the coding sequence ATGTCGAACAATCCATACAATATGGACAATTTACCAATCATACTCAAAACAGAGCGGAAGAGAGCGAGGCTGTCGCAGTACCAAATAGGAAAGATTATTGGTAACAGAGATCAATCGTATGTCTCTAATATCGAAAACGGCATTTTTCCTTTAACACCTGAGCTGTGTATCAAGTGGTTTGAAGCCTGCGAAGCCTATGAACACATTGATCTTGTACATTACCTGTTTAAGCTGCATCCGACAGCAGCGGCGCCTATTGATCCAGCATTAAATGAGAGTGCAAGTAGTGCGGTTATCAATATGATTCATCAGCTCGAAGAGGCATTGCAAGCCACAAAGCACTTGGCACGATGGTTAGCAAATGACCGGCCGGGCAGAACTGGAGAACTACCGATGAGTGATATCAAGCAAATCTTTGATCTAATTCCAGCAAATAAAACACTCATTTACTCTTTAGTACGGAACTACGGTTTGAAGATGCCTGAACTGGCTGACAGGTGGACGCGCAAAGCGTTAATGGATCAGGTTGCAATGTCTAAACAAGAGGAAAGGCAGGCGGTTTTAGTATGA
- a CDS encoding YqaH family protein yields the protein MKTNQFLKSDVESAKRKIESAEELSIMLSEALRDGDYEEAISLAGSIKVLTEDISRLANKGRLYETAMKMQQRGINLAVISRCLG from the coding sequence ATGAAAACTAATCAGTTTTTGAAGTCAGATGTAGAGTCAGCTAAAAGAAAAATCGAATCTGCGGAAGAGCTCTCTATCATGCTTTCAGAGGCATTGCGTGATGGTGATTATGAAGAGGCCATTAGTCTCGCAGGAAGCATCAAAGTTCTCACAGAGGATATCAGCCGACTGGCGAATAAAGGTCGATTGTATGAAACAGCTATGAAAATGCAACAGCGGGGCATCAATTTGGCAGTGATAAGTAGGTGTTTGGGATGA
- a CDS encoding YqaI family protein translates to MNIENPMILNNWHDRLTEPETQKDFFGDEVTPVDDYVIDCGAVILRENLDRYLREQLGFQFVNGQ, encoded by the coding sequence TTGAACATCGAAAACCCAATGATTCTGAACAACTGGCACGACAGGCTGACTGAGCCAGAAACACAAAAGGATTTTTTCGGGGATGAAGTGACACCAGTTGATGATTATGTAATCGATTGTGGCGCGGTGATCTTGAGAGAGAACCTTGATCGTTATCTGAGAGAACAGCTTGGTTTCCAGTTTGTAAACGGGCAATAA
- a CDS encoding AP2 domain-containing protein, which translates to MKNDYEIRGEITAIFLIGKHGFLETIIDTADLQKAKEFNGYWHPLLDKKTDSFYVGGSYKKGNGNWASIRLHRWLMNPSDDQVVDHRNHDTLDNRRANLRLCSIGENNRNRKYSKHNTSEYKGVGWHKTNGRYRARIKFNGKSIHLGYFKTEIEAAEAYNKAAIKFHGEFAEINKLIQK; encoded by the coding sequence ATGAAGAATGATTATGAAATAAGAGGGGAAATCACAGCAATTTTTCTCATTGGTAAACATGGCTTCTTAGAAACAATTATAGACACTGCTGATCTACAAAAAGCAAAAGAGTTTAATGGATACTGGCATCCTTTACTAGATAAAAAAACTGATTCTTTCTATGTAGGCGGGAGTTATAAAAAAGGTAATGGGAACTGGGCTTCTATTAGATTGCATCGTTGGTTAATGAATCCCTCAGATGATCAAGTGGTTGATCACCGGAATCATGACACTTTAGATAATCGACGCGCGAATTTGCGTTTATGCTCAATTGGAGAAAACAATAGAAATCGAAAATACAGTAAACATAATACAAGTGAATACAAAGGAGTTGGTTGGCATAAAACCAACGGGAGATATCGAGCACGTATAAAATTCAATGGAAAATCAATTCATCTTGGTTACTTTAAAACAGAAATAGAGGCAGCTGAGGCTTATAACAAAGCGGCTATTAAATTTCATGGTGAATTTGCAGAAATAAACAAGTTAATACAAAAATGA
- a CDS encoding YqaJ viral recombinase family protein, with the protein MLAQVYMPTDNMTEDQWLEARRAGIGGSDAAAIAGLSKWKTPMSVYLDKLGQAPQEHITSEAAYWGHIHEETVAREFSKRTGKKVRRRKAILQHPDYPFMLANVDRLVVGERAGLECKTASEYLKSEWDGEEVPDAYLVQCQHYMAVTGLSAWWIAVLIGGNKFIYKKVERDEELIAYLIKIEQDFWKNHIENEIPPMFDGSEASAELLTHMYPVGFEDETELPLAANKLIEQYKSAKAEEKEAKERLKEAENQLKGMLGEYEVGNAEKALVTWKTVTTKRFDTNAFAAEHPELFEKFNKVSTHRRFNVKEIKDNG; encoded by the coding sequence ATGCTTGCACAAGTTTACATGCCTACGGACAACATGACGGAGGATCAATGGCTTGAGGCTCGGCGTGCTGGCATCGGGGGTTCCGATGCTGCGGCAATTGCTGGGCTGAGTAAGTGGAAAACGCCAATGTCAGTTTATCTGGACAAGCTCGGACAGGCACCTCAAGAGCATATAACCAGTGAGGCGGCATATTGGGGGCACATTCACGAAGAAACCGTTGCCCGTGAATTTTCAAAGCGGACTGGCAAAAAGGTTCGGCGGCGAAAAGCAATCTTACAGCATCCTGATTACCCGTTTATGCTTGCGAACGTTGATAGATTAGTAGTCGGCGAACGAGCAGGACTGGAGTGCAAAACAGCATCAGAATACCTGAAAAGTGAATGGGACGGCGAGGAAGTGCCGGACGCGTATCTGGTCCAATGTCAGCATTATATGGCTGTTACCGGGTTAAGCGCTTGGTGGATCGCTGTTCTGATTGGCGGGAACAAGTTCATTTACAAAAAGGTTGAACGAGACGAAGAGCTCATTGCATACCTGATTAAAATTGAACAGGACTTCTGGAAAAACCATATCGAGAATGAAATCCCTCCTATGTTTGATGGTTCTGAGGCTTCTGCTGAGCTTTTAACGCATATGTACCCTGTAGGATTCGAAGATGAAACAGAGCTTCCTCTGGCGGCAAATAAGCTAATTGAGCAATACAAATCAGCTAAGGCTGAGGAGAAAGAAGCCAAAGAAAGACTCAAAGAAGCTGAGAATCAATTAAAAGGGATGCTCGGGGAGTATGAGGTAGGCAATGCTGAAAAAGCGCTTGTTACTTGGAAAACCGTTACGACAAAACGTTTTGATACAAATGCATTTGCTGCAGAACACCCTGAGCTCTTTGAAAAATTCAATAAAGTATCGACTCATAGAAGATTTAATGTGAAGGAGATAAAAGACAATGGCTAA
- the recT gene encoding recombination protein RecT — MAKNEDIRNKLQNRAGGAPTEKPPTPAQTITAYLEKMAPEIQKALPDHIKPDRLARIALTTIRTNPALLECSVPSLLGAVMQSAQLGLEPGLIGHCYFVPFWNKKEKRRDVQFIIGYKGMIDLARRSGHIESIYAHAVYESDKFDYELGLHPKLVHKPATGQRGEITHVYAVAHFKDGGYQFEVFSKEDIEKTRKRSKASDNGPWQTDYEEMAKKTVIRRMWKYLPISIEIQQQVAQDETVRKDVTTEAQSVYDDNVLDLGGNQLLSEPEQSNEKPSAQDADPFDGKPVDISDDDLPFD; from the coding sequence ATGGCTAAAAACGAGGATATCAGAAATAAGCTGCAAAACAGAGCAGGCGGCGCGCCTACTGAGAAGCCACCGACTCCAGCTCAAACCATAACGGCATATCTAGAAAAAATGGCACCGGAGATCCAAAAAGCATTGCCTGATCACATTAAGCCTGATCGCTTGGCTCGTATTGCATTAACCACAATACGTACTAACCCAGCACTTTTAGAATGTAGTGTTCCATCACTTCTAGGAGCAGTGATGCAGTCGGCACAATTAGGACTTGAGCCTGGTTTAATTGGTCATTGTTACTTTGTTCCATTCTGGAATAAGAAAGAAAAAAGGCGCGATGTGCAATTCATTATAGGCTACAAAGGAATGATTGACCTTGCAAGACGATCAGGACATATCGAAAGCATCTATGCTCATGCCGTTTACGAATCAGATAAATTCGACTACGAACTGGGCTTGCATCCTAAGCTGGTTCATAAGCCGGCTACAGGACAAAGAGGTGAGATAACACATGTGTATGCAGTTGCTCACTTCAAAGACGGCGGTTATCAATTCGAGGTATTCAGTAAAGAAGATATTGAAAAAACACGCAAACGAAGTAAAGCAAGTGATAACGGACCTTGGCAAACAGACTATGAAGAAATGGCAAAGAAAACAGTCATTCGGAGAATGTGGAAATACCTTCCGATCAGCATAGAAATTCAGCAACAAGTTGCACAAGATGAGACGGTTCGGAAGGATGTAACAACAGAAGCCCAGTCCGTATATGACGATAATGTTTTAGATTTAGGCGGAAATCAGCTTTTGAGTGAGCCTGAACAGTCAAATGAAAAACCAAGTGCGCAGGATGCTGATCCTTTTGACGGCAAGCCTGTAGACATCAGTGACGATGACCTCCCATTTGATTGA
- a CDS encoding DnaD domain protein, translated as MNYLKEMNGFMNWLETNPLSATTQALWFHLLHINNKAGWREWFTTSNTTLQAKIEISENTLIKHRKMLIELKRIEYKPQGRKAGQYRLISFETPVTEQEPSKKPFSEPATTSQETQEVDPKMKNAFELFENKVARSIGSIEAQRIGYMVDDYGEEKVIEAMKLAFRNKGSNVGLNYIEAILSNPLGQKRKEKQQYGYKQSSQHRYSVPSNDEGSSSKIAFLGNATGRIRRKG; from the coding sequence ATGAACTACCTGAAAGAAATGAACGGCTTCATGAATTGGCTAGAAACGAACCCGTTGTCTGCTACAACTCAAGCATTATGGTTTCATCTTTTGCACATCAACAACAAGGCGGGGTGGCGAGAGTGGTTCACTACTTCAAATACCACTTTGCAAGCAAAGATTGAGATTTCCGAAAATACGTTGATCAAACACCGAAAGATGCTGATTGAGCTTAAAAGAATTGAATATAAGCCGCAGGGAAGGAAGGCAGGGCAATACAGGCTGATCTCATTTGAAACGCCTGTAACGGAGCAGGAACCATCTAAAAAGCCCTTTTCGGAACCGGCAACAACATCACAAGAAACGCAGGAGGTTGATCCAAAAATGAAAAATGCTTTTGAGCTATTTGAAAATAAGGTGGCTCGTTCAATCGGTTCTATTGAGGCGCAAAGAATTGGCTACATGGTGGATGATTATGGCGAAGAAAAGGTCATAGAAGCAATGAAATTGGCTTTCAGAAATAAAGGCAGCAATGTTGGTCTGAACTACATTGAAGCAATCCTGTCCAACCCATTAGGCCAAAAGAGAAAGGAGAAACAACAATATGGCTATAAACAAAGCAGTCAGCATAGATACAGCGTTCCAAGCAATGATGAAGGGTCTTCAAGCAAAATCGCGTTCTTGGGAAATGCAACAGGCCGGATCAGAAGAAAAGGTTGA